DNA sequence from the Nitrospirota bacterium genome:
CGGCGCTGCCGGCGGCGGGGACCGTGGCCTACGACCTCCTGCTCTGGTTCGTCAATCATGTCGGCACGTTTCCCCGCTCGCATCGGTTCGTGCTGGGGGAGCGGATCGAGACGGCCATGCTGGAGGTTATGTTGGGCTTGGTCCGGGCCGCCTCTTCGCGGGACAGGATGCGGGAATCTTGCTTTCTCTGCTGAGCCGCCCTACCCTCCTGCCCGACCACGGAGGGCTTCATGGACGCGGAATCGCTTGGCCAGATTCAGCAGATCGTGACGACCGCCACAACCGAGTTACGGCAAGACATGGCGGCCCTCGAAGGCCGGCTCGCCGGGACGATCACCGCGGTTCGGACCGATTTCACCGAACAGATCGAGGACGCCAAGCGCCACACGGGCGTGCTCATCGAGGATGTCCTCCACAAGCTCGATTTGGTGGTCGGAGGCCATCAAGGTCTTCGCCAACAGATGGCGGAGGTTGAGGCAAAGATTGACCGGGAAGCCCGTGAGACTCGGGCGCTCGTTCAGTTGTCCTACCAGCAGCTCCACCAGCGCGTGGAGAACCTGGAACGTCGCGTCGTGGCCATCGAGCAACACCTCGGACTGTCCGCATCGCAGGCACTCCCAACCCTCGAGCCCCCAAGGTTCTTTCGGTCCAGGCGCGTCTCCTCGCCGCGTCGTCATTGCTCCTGCCCTCGCGATTCTGCCCTCGTGCTGGGCCTCGAGGATCCAACCACACCCTACGCCGTTTGGCGCATTGACCGGCCAGCCGGAATCGGGCATACTGGGTGACCGAGCGCTGCGTCTAGTCACCCCCCCTTGACCGTATGAGCGGAGGGGCGAGAATCGCGTCGCGATAGGCCCCCAGCGTCGGGCTGGGTGGCCCCTGTGAGCACCACCCGCCGCGAGGTGTCGCATGCCACGCCAACCCGTTCTCAGTCTCATCGCAGCCGGGCTGCTGCTGGCGAGCCTGGCCCCGCCCGCCCTGGCCGACACGCGCGGGGTCTTCGTCTCGCCGGCGACCGGCGTGAGCGTCGGCTCCGTCTGGGGCGTCTTCATCGGCGTGTCGAAGTATCAGCAGAAGGAGCTGAACCTCA
Encoded proteins:
- a CDS encoding four helix bundle protein; the encoded protein is ALPAAGTVAYDLLLWFVNHVGTFPRSHRFVLGERIETAMLEVMLGLVRAASSRDRMRESCFLC